The DNA segment ATTAAAATTTCACCAATATCGCGGCGTAAATAATCACGAATGGCACGTACAATAACATCACTTTCTTGATGAATTAAAAATGGTGCAGGACGTGAGCTTGCTGCTTTTTTGATGGCTTCCCAATGATGTAATAAAACTTGTAAATCCCACTGTAATTCTTCTGGTGATTTTCCAACACCAGCCGTTCTTACAATTAAGCCCATATCATTAGGTACATCTAAGTTACTTAACGTTTCTTTTAATTCTTGACGTTCTTCACCCTCAATTCGGCGAGAAATCCCTCCTGCTCGAGGATTATTAGGCATTAAAACTAAATAGCTTCCAGCTAAAGAAATAAAGGTTGTCAATGCAGCTCCTTTATTACCACGCTCTTCTTTGCTAACTTGGATAATAACTTCTTGCCCTTCTTTGATTACATTTTTAATGCTTGGGCTACCTTGAAATACATAACCATTAGGAAAGTATTCACGAGAAATTTCTTTTAAAGGAAGGAAACCGTGTCGATCTGTTCCATAATCAACAAATGCTGCTTCTAAACTTGGTTCAACACGAGTGATTTTTCCTTTATAGATATTTGATTTTTTTTGCTCGTGTCCCGGACTTTCAATATCTAAATCAAATAGGCGTTGCCCATCAACAAGGGCAACTCGCAACTCTTCTTTTTGAGTTGCATTAATAAGCATTCTTTTCATTGTATTTTCTCTTAATCTTTTTATGTCTCTTTTTAATGCCAATCTCACGACTGTTCAAAGAGATAAATTATTTTAAACTCATTATTACGTCTTACATTTATATTTTGCGTAATCTTTTATTTATTGCATATGGTGGTTGAAAATTAACCGTTAAATTTCTTTTATTTTTTATAAAATTTTTAAATAAATAAAAGCGGTTAATTATGACATTTATCGTGGTTGATAAGCAAGGGCATTATAAATTATTTTGAAATGTTTTATATGATAGGCAAAAAAAACGCTGATTATTTCTAATCAGCGTTTAAAATATGGCTCCTCCTGCTGGACTTGAACCAGCGACATATGGATTAACAGTCCACCGTTCTACCGACTGAACTAAGGAGGAATAGATGGTGCCTCGAGGCGGAATCGAACCACCGACACGAGGATTTTCAATCCTCTGCTCTACCGACTGAGCTATCGAGGCATCTCGTCGTTTGCGGAGCGTATTAAACCGTTTTTTCTTTCCTTCGTCAAATACTTTTTTTAAAAAAAACAAAAAAAACAGTTTAACAGATCGCTTTATATACAAATTGTATAAAAAAACAATATTTTATCTTACCTTTTTATATTCTTCATACGCTTTATTTACTTTTAATAAATAATTTCTCGCTTGTGAAGATGGATGTGCAGTGGTTAAAATTCGATATACTGCACTTGGAGATAAATGATTAATTCTTTCAATGGCATCTGACTTATTTCTATCAAAAACTTTTAATACCGCTCCTGCACCACTATTATAAGATGAAATCATTGCATAACGTTTTGAAACGGGATGAGTGATACCAGCTAAATATTCATTTTTCAAAATGTGTAAATAGTGTACTCCTGCATCAATATTCTTTTGTGGATTATAGAGATAATCACGACTTGGTTTTCCCCACTGTCCTTTATGTTCAAATACATCACGCCCAGCGGAACGAGGTACAACTTGCATTAAACCAATTGCGTTAGCATAACTTACAGCGTAAGGGTTAAAACTTGATTCGGTACGCATAATGGCTAAAATTAAATTAGGTTGAATATCATAAGTTTGAGATGCTTGGCGAATAATAGGAAGATATTTTCTTGCACGAGCCTCTATATGATTTGCTATCATCATAATGGTGACATAAGTCACGGTTCGTCCATTTTTCAAACGACGTTGCTTTAATTTATTCTGTAATAAATAAGTAGCAAAGTTATTTGCTATCATTATATTTGTTACAGGATGATTTAAGTGATCAACTACCTGTTCTTGTAAGAATGGACTGCTACTGATTGGTGTATCTCCTGCAGCAAAAAGATCGATGCCAGAAGCATCATTACCCATTAAAAGAGTATGAATAATCGCATTTCGTAAATGAGCTGTATTACCTAATGTTTCAATTGTAATACGCCCATCATCAAAACTAATATGTGAACGAGTATAAAATCGGTCGGTATATTTAACGTAATCTTTTTTACTGGCAACAAGTAACTCATTTACGCCCCAAATTTTATCGATATTACGTGAAAATTGTCCAGTTAAAATATCTAATCCACGTGTATCTTTAGTATAAATCTGCGTCTTATTTTTATTTGAACTTCCACAAGCAACTAAAAAGGGAATAATCAGAAAAGCACAAAACTTTTTTATTTTCATTTAGTGATCCTCAGGAACATAGCCTTCAATGTGAACATCTTTACCTTCAAATAGAAAGTTAACCATCTCTTGTTCTAATAATTTACGATGTTCAATATCCATCATATTTAATTTTTTTTCATTCACTAACATCGTTTGTTTTTTCATCCATTCAGACCACGCTTGCTTACTAATTGAATTAAAAATTCGTTGACCTAATTCTCCCGGATAAAGCTGAAAATCAAGACCTTCTGCTTCTTTTTTTAAGTACTCACAAAATACTTGACGAGCCATTGTTATACCTCTTTTTATTTATTCTTTAATTCATTTAAAATTCGTTTGATAGGTGTTGCCAACCCTACCTCACTTGGATTTTCCAAATCATACCAATAATCTTGCTTTAAAGATATATTTACGCCATAAATTTCAGGTTTCTCTGCCACTTTAAGCGGTATGATGTGATGATTTTTTTGCAAATCTAAATTAACCAAAACGGGAATAATATCCAAATGAAAATGGCTAAATGTATGACGAAATGCAACCTGCTGTTCTATTATAATTTGTAAATTTTTGTCATAAAGTGACCGCTTCAGATCTGCTAAGGTATCAAATTGAGGGAAAGCAAATAATCCACCCCATAACCCTTTATCTGCTCTTTTTTCCAATAAAACTTTTGAGCCTTGTTTTAAAATAAGGAAATAACGCTGTTTTTCAGGCAATACTTTCTTTGGTTTTTTGGTTGGATATTGCTCCCAAAGTTGCATTTTATTTGTTTTACAATCTTTTTCTACAGGACAAAGGTTGCACTTTGGTTTAGTTCGAGTACAAACCATTGCACCTAAATCCATCATTGCTTGATTAAAATCAGTTACTCCTTTATTAGGTGTGATTTGTGTAGAAAGTTCCCATAATTTATTTTCAACCGCTTTTTTTCCACTCCAGCCCTCAACCATAAAAAAACGAGTCAATACTCGCTTTACATTACCATCTAAAATGGGGTGAGGTTCTCCTAAAACGGAAGATAAGATTGCACCTGCCGTACTTCTTCCAATACCAGATAATGCTAATACATCCTTAAAATCAGTAGGAAACTGACCTTCAAATTCATCTCGAATTTGAACAGCTGCCTTGTGTAAATTTCTTGCTCTGGCGTAATAACCAAGCCCTGTCCATAGATGCAAAACCTCATCAATATTGGCATTCGCTAAGTCAACAACGGTGGGAAAGCGAGCAATAAATCGCTCAAAATAAGGGATAACAGTGGCAACTTGAGTTTGTTGTAACATCACTTCTGAAAGCCATACACTGTAAAGCGTCTTATTGTGTTGCCAAGGTAAATTTTTGCGACCGTATTGCTGATACCATTTCAATACAGGTTCTGCAAAACAAAAATCTGACTTCATTTGAATAAATACTTAATCACTAAAACTAAGTATCTAACTTAGATTGTATTAATTTAACCATCTGTTGCATTGCTTCCTGTGGTGCTTGTTCTTGATTCATTAACCAACGAAACAGTTCAGGATCTGTAAATTTTAACATTTCCACAAAGGTATTTTGTTGTTCTTGTGACAAATTATCAAAATGATTTTTATAAAATGGCATTATCATTTCATCTAATTCACGCATACCACGACGGCATTCCCACTCAATTCTAAAACGATTAAAACTCATTATTTTACCTCTTTTATTCTAAGCTCTTTGGGTACTTCAAAAATAGTATTTTCTTCACAGCCCTCTAATTCTTTGATCGTATTTGCACCGAGAGATTTTAAATGTGAAACAACGGATTGTACCAACACTTCTGGTGCAGATGCCCCTGCGGTAATACCGATGGTTTCCACATTTTCAAGCCAATTTGGATCAATGTCTTCTGCCCCATCAATTAATTTTGCAGGTGTTCCCATTCGAGAAGCTAATTCAGCTAAACGGTTAGAATTAGAAGAGTTTTTAGACCCCACTACTAACACCAGTTGTGATTGTTGTGCTAAATCTCGAACTGCTTGCTGGCGGTTTGTGGTGGCATAACAAATATCATTTTTACGAGGACCTTTAATAGCTGGATATTTTTGCTTTAATTCTTCAATTACATCAATAGTATCATCAATGGATAATGTGGTTTGAGTCATAAAAGCCAAACTGTCATCTTCATTTACAGATAATTTTGCGACATCTTCGACAGATTCAACCAAATAAATTCCACCCTCTTGATTATCATATTGTCCCATTGTGCCTTCTACTTCGGGGTGACCCTCGTGTCCAATCAAAATCGCTTTCGTCCCTTTTCGGCTTGCTCTTGCTACTTGCATATGAACTTTGGTCACTAAAGGACAAGTTGCATCAAACACTTTTAAATTACGACTTTTTGCTTCATTTCGTACGGCTTGAGACACACCGTGGGCGGAAAAAATCACAATCGCATCATCAGGTACATCATCGAGTTCCTCAACAAAAATTGCCCCTTTCTGCTTTAATCCTTCCACCACAAAGCGATTATGTACCACTTCGTGACGTACATAAATTGGTGCACCGTGAATTTCTAAGGCTAATTCCACAATAGAAATAGCACGATCAACCCCCGCACAAAAGCCTCTAGGATTAGCTAATAAAATTTTCATTTAATCACTCTTTTTCTGTTTTTTTCCATCTAAAAAACTTTCTAGGATCAACAATCCCGCCCCCATCACAATACCAATATCGGCAATATTAAAAACAGGATAATGATAAATATCCCAATAAAAATCTAAAAAATCAACTACATAGCCGTTATATAAACGATCAATTCCATTTGCTAATGCACCACCAATAATCAACGCATAAGCACTATTTGAAAGCTTTTGTGAATAACGATTTTTGCTTAATAATACGATCAACACCGTAGAAATAATGACCGCTAAACTAATAAAAACGTATTTTTGCCAACCTGAATGTTCTGCTAAAAAGCTAAACGCCGCCCCAGTGTTACGTACATAAGTTAAATTAAAGATAGGTAAAAGAGTGATGCTCTCATAAAGTGCAAAACTTTTTACCACTAAATATTTGGTCAATAAATCAACCACAAGTACGACTACACTTAACCAAAGCCAATAAACGCCTGATTTTTCTGTTATTTTATTCATTAATTAAATAGCCTCTTCATTTTCTTCACTAGTACGAATACGGATGACTCGCTCAATATCGGAGATAAAAATTTTACCATCACCAATTTTTCCAGTCTGTGCGGTTTCAATAATAGCTTCAATGCAAGGTTCAACTAAATCATCGGTTACCACAATCTCTAGCTTAACTTTTGGCATAAAATCAATCGCATATTCTGCACCACGATAGAGCTCAGTATGTCCTTTTTGACGTCCAAAGCCTTTTACTTCGGTCACCGTCATTCCTGTAATTCCAATATCAGATAATGATTCACGCACATCATCAAGTTTAAATGGTTTGATTATTGCTTCTATTTTTTTCATCGTCTTATCATTCATTTAGTGGCTAACGGGAGGGATTATAATACATAAGCGGTCAGATTTTTATAAAAATTTACCAAATTTAGATATAAGTAGTTGAGAAATCTATAAGATTATAATTTCTGTTTTGACGTATCGATCACATTTTTAAAAAATTTATTATGTAACTATTGCCAAATCGTTTTTTTTTTGCACAATCCGATCGATTTTTAATCTAAGAAAATAACAGAGGTTTATTATGAAAAAAACATTATTAGTAATTGCAATATCAACGGTTTTAACTGCTTGTGGAAGTGGTGGCAGTGGTGGCAGTGGTGGAAGTAATTCTAACAACAAAGTAGTTGATACTAAAAAGGATACACAAACGACAAATCCAATCGTTAATAACGATACGACCAAGAAAGATACAACCCTAAAAGGTGTGGTGCTAAAGGATATCTCTAAGGCAGATATAAATAAATTTGAGCTTAATGGTAAAACAATTATGTTAATGCCTAATGGTTTTAATGTAGCACGTTTCCTTACTAACAGTGGTGGTAGCTTTAATGGTGATACCTTAACTAAGTCTGTGAGTGGTACAAAATATGCTGAAACACGTTTTGGTATCTTAGCACCTGATAATGCAGATGTTATTGGATTTAGCCAAGGTAAAGTAACAGCAGTGAAAGATATGCCAACTAAGAATGCAGTCGTTAAATATCTTGGTGATTTTGTTGTTTATGAAAATAAGGAATTTGAAACAGGTACCGTTGATATTGATGTAAATTTTGGACTTAAAAATATTAAGATTGATGCCTTTGCAGATGGTTCGGATAAAGTAATTAAAACAGCAAAAGGTACAATTTCAGGAAACCAATTTACTGTTGACTCAGGAAAAGGTAAAGGTCAATTTTATGGCTCAAAAGCTGCTGAGCTAAGCGGTGTTTATAAAGATGGTGATATCGTAGCAAGTTTTGGAGCTAAAAAACAATAACCAAGCGGTACGATTTATATCAAAATTTACCAAATAAATTAACAGGGGAGCTTGCTCCCTTGTTTTGTCATTGTCTGTCCATCAATGAGTTTGTCCCTTTATTTATTTTAAATAGTTATTGATAAAACTCGTTATTTTTGTACAATCACTGATAGTTTTTGGTGTATTTTAATATAGGGCTTATTATGAAAAAATTAGTATTAGTAACAGCGATATCTTTAGTTTTAACCGCTTGTGGTAGTAGTGGAGGCGGTAACAGTGGTTCTGCTGATAACATAAAATCTGCTAAGGTTGAAGGTGTTTTATTCGCTTATGATTTACAAAATCCTGTTAAGAAGCAATCAAAAGATCCTGCTGGAGATATTACCGAATATGACGATTATGAGTTAAAAATGACCCGATTATCTAAAGATAAGGATATTAACCACATTCAAATCAACTCAGTATCTATTCAATTAGAGCCTAATGGAGATGAAAAATATACAGATTATTATGATGAGACTGGAATGGATACAGTAAAAGTGGGTCAGGTTTTACGTTCTGTTACAAGTGGTAATACGTATAAATATATGCGTTTTGGTCAGCATAGTACTTATGATTATGATCCAAATAATCCAGCAGATCATAATGATGATCAACAAACATTTGGAATATTTGTACAAGGCTATGCTACTCAAAATATGCCAACCGCAGATGCAGGTATCGTGACTTATACAGGTGATGCTTATGGTGGAACTGAAGCACTTACTAAAGGTAAAAGTAAGATCGATGTCAACTTTGGAAATAAAACGTTGAAAGGAACATTGTCTGATTGGCAAAATTATAAGTTCTTGGCTGAAGAAGATAAAGCACAACCTATTCATTTTAGTGCCAATATTAAAGGTAATAAATTTGAAGGACAAAATGTAAAAGGTAACTTCTTTGGAGATAATGCAGCTGAAGTGGGAGGTATTTATTATAATAAGCAAAAAAAAGAAGGCGCGATTTTTGGAGCTAAAAGACCGTAACCAAGCGGTACGATTTATATAAAAATTTACCAAAAAACATTGTTGTAGAGACGTAGTATGCTACGTCTCTACGATATGAATGATATTAAAAGCTTAATTAAATAAAAGAATTTAAATGAAAAAAACACTAGTGAGTATTTTAACCCTTTCCGTCATTTCCACCTCTATGCTAGCAAAAGATTATACACCCGCAG comes from the Pasteurella atlantica genome and includes:
- the mltC gene encoding membrane-bound lytic murein transglycosylase MltC, with product MKIKKFCAFLIIPFLVACGSSNKNKTQIYTKDTRGLDILTGQFSRNIDKIWGVNELLVASKKDYVKYTDRFYTRSHISFDDGRITIETLGNTAHLRNAIIHTLLMGNDASGIDLFAAGDTPISSSPFLQEQVVDHLNHPVTNIMIANNFATYLLQNKLKQRRLKNGRTVTYVTIMMIANHIEARARKYLPIIRQASQTYDIQPNLILAIMRTESSFNPYAVSYANAIGLMQVVPRSAGRDVFEHKGQWGKPSRDYLYNPQKNIDAGVHYLHILKNEYLAGITHPVSKRYAMISSYNSGAGAVLKVFDRNKSDAIERINHLSPSAVYRILTTAHPSSQARNYLLKVNKAYEEYKKVR
- a CDS encoding oxidative damage protection protein → MARQVFCEYLKKEAEGLDFQLYPGELGQRIFNSISKQAWSEWMKKQTMLVNEKKLNMMDIEHRKLLEQEMVNFLFEGKDVHIEGYVPEDH
- the mutY gene encoding A/G-specific adenine glycosylase; the encoded protein is MKSDFCFAEPVLKWYQQYGRKNLPWQHNKTLYSVWLSEVMLQQTQVATVIPYFERFIARFPTVVDLANANIDEVLHLWTGLGYYARARNLHKAAVQIRDEFEGQFPTDFKDVLALSGIGRSTAGAILSSVLGEPHPILDGNVKRVLTRFFMVEGWSGKKAVENKLWELSTQITPNKGVTDFNQAMMDLGAMVCTRTKPKCNLCPVEKDCKTNKMQLWEQYPTKKPKKVLPEKQRYFLILKQGSKVLLEKRADKGLWGGLFAFPQFDTLADLKRSLYDKNLQIIIEQQVAFRHTFSHFHLDIIPVLVNLDLQKNHHIIPLKVAEKPEIYGVNISLKQDYWYDLENPSEVGLATPIKRILNELKNK
- a CDS encoding FAD assembly factor SdhE, which produces MMSFNRFRIEWECRRGMRELDEMIMPFYKNHFDNLSQEQQNTFVEMLKFTDPELFRWLMNQEQAPQEAMQQMVKLIQSKLDT
- the ispH gene encoding 4-hydroxy-3-methylbut-2-enyl diphosphate reductase; amino-acid sequence: MKILLANPRGFCAGVDRAISIVELALEIHGAPIYVRHEVVHNRFVVEGLKQKGAIFVEELDDVPDDAIVIFSAHGVSQAVRNEAKSRNLKVFDATCPLVTKVHMQVARASRKGTKAILIGHEGHPEVEGTMGQYDNQEGGIYLVESVEDVAKLSVNEDDSLAFMTQTTLSIDDTIDVIEELKQKYPAIKGPRKNDICYATTNRQQAVRDLAQQSQLVLVVGSKNSSNSNRLAELASRMGTPAKLIDGAEDIDPNWLENVETIGITAGASAPEVLVQSVVSHLKSLGANTIKELEGCEENTIFEVPKELRIKEVK
- the lspA gene encoding signal peptidase II, giving the protein MTEKSGVYWLWLSVVVLVVDLLTKYLVVKSFALYESITLLPIFNLTYVRNTGAAFSFLAEHSGWQKYVFISLAVIISTVLIVLLSKNRYSQKLSNSAYALIIGGALANGIDRLYNGYVVDFLDFYWDIYHYPVFNIADIGIVMGAGLLILESFLDGKKQKKSD
- the glnB gene encoding nitrogen regulatory protein P-II: MKKIEAIIKPFKLDDVRESLSDIGITGMTVTEVKGFGRQKGHTELYRGAEYAIDFMPKVKLEIVVTDDLVEPCIEAIIETAQTGKIGDGKIFISDIERVIRIRTSEENEEAI
- a CDS encoding transferrin-binding protein-like solute binding protein; translation: MKKTLLVIAISTVLTACGSGGSGGSGGSNSNNKVVDTKKDTQTTNPIVNNDTTKKDTTLKGVVLKDISKADINKFELNGKTIMLMPNGFNVARFLTNSGGSFNGDTLTKSVSGTKYAETRFGILAPDNADVIGFSQGKVTAVKDMPTKNAVVKYLGDFVVYENKEFETGTVDIDVNFGLKNIKIDAFADGSDKVIKTAKGTISGNQFTVDSGKGKGQFYGSKAAELSGVYKDGDIVASFGAKKQ
- a CDS encoding transferrin-binding protein-like solute binding protein, giving the protein MKKLVLVTAISLVLTACGSSGGGNSGSADNIKSAKVEGVLFAYDLQNPVKKQSKDPAGDITEYDDYELKMTRLSKDKDINHIQINSVSIQLEPNGDEKYTDYYDETGMDTVKVGQVLRSVTSGNTYKYMRFGQHSTYDYDPNNPADHNDDQQTFGIFVQGYATQNMPTADAGIVTYTGDAYGGTEALTKGKSKIDVNFGNKTLKGTLSDWQNYKFLAEEDKAQPIHFSANIKGNKFEGQNVKGNFFGDNAAEVGGIYYNKQKKEGAIFGAKRP